In one Prosthecochloris aestuarii DSM 271 genomic region, the following are encoded:
- a CDS encoding TIM barrel protein — MRFLLNISTHSRDLEFAGPQWRQASALLQETGFDGFELYPVSGYDCGSIPPHLIGGVHLRFFVMLRQIWQNDYQGLLRLFDTEDNIRMYYGGTTRDAVVKCYRDQLALAHTFAVPYVVFHPVHYELDYVFNWQPPWTWQETIDLSAEVINEALQGSSYKGWVLFENLWWPGNFRLDSTREIDRLLDRVNYARSGIVLDTAHVFNKNQDLRTEEEAIAYLLRQVDSLGHYRHLIKAVHLCKSLSGDHVRSGMRAPDPFRGARTFWDRFSLALDHVQGIDVHDAFDHPSIGGLFERIDPDHVVFEFSFRSMQEWRSKIERQKIALGDVFPAKGDRKS; from the coding sequence ATGCGTTTTCTGCTCAATATCAGCACTCATTCACGTGATCTCGAATTTGCCGGGCCTCAATGGCGGCAGGCATCAGCTTTGCTTCAAGAAACCGGTTTTGACGGTTTTGAACTCTATCCGGTCAGCGGCTATGATTGCGGTAGTATTCCTCCTCATTTGATTGGAGGAGTTCATCTGCGTTTTTTTGTGATGCTCCGCCAGATATGGCAGAACGATTACCAGGGCCTGCTTCGGCTGTTCGATACGGAAGACAATATCCGGATGTATTACGGTGGCACTACCCGCGACGCAGTGGTGAAGTGTTACCGTGATCAGTTGGCGCTTGCCCATACCTTTGCGGTGCCTTATGTCGTGTTTCACCCTGTGCATTATGAACTTGACTATGTGTTCAACTGGCAGCCGCCATGGACATGGCAGGAGACGATAGATCTTTCCGCTGAGGTTATCAACGAAGCTCTTCAGGGTAGCTCCTACAAGGGATGGGTTTTGTTCGAAAATCTCTGGTGGCCCGGGAATTTCCGCCTTGACAGTACCCGCGAGATAGACCGGCTGCTGGATCGGGTCAACTACGCTCGAAGTGGCATTGTACTTGATACTGCTCATGTTTTTAATAAAAACCAGGATCTTCGGACGGAAGAGGAGGCAATTGCCTATCTGTTGCGTCAGGTCGATTCGCTTGGCCACTATCGGCATCTCATTAAAGCCGTCCATCTTTGCAAAAGTCTGTCGGGTGATCATGTCCGCTCAGGAATGCGTGCTCCTGATCCGTTTCGTGGAGCCCGGACTTTCTGGGACAGATTTTCGCTTGCTCTTGATCATGTGCAAGGTATCGATGTGCACGATGCGTTTGATCATCCCTCGATAGGAGGGCTGTTCGAGCGTATCGACCCCGACCATGTGGTTTTCGAGTTTTCGTTTCGCTCAAT